From one Nilaparvata lugens isolate BPH chromosome 2, ASM1435652v1, whole genome shotgun sequence genomic stretch:
- the LOC111059092 gene encoding oocyte zinc finger protein XlCOF6-like, translating to MSILQMARVKQENDSSQEPAPECSTACSPTDDDFSQQHYLIPGYNLIFIKEEEYVEQEAEGCSVESEPEMWPSNCSTSETANATEVGGLNAHSISPVEECTEPSVAGKKIKLHSCADCSHKTPSITIWKRHMRKHTEEKPFSCEYCDYKCNKSGTLKEHIRTHTGETPFVCEYCAYKCAQSSNLKKHINTHTGERPFSCKYCDYKCAQSGTLKKHIRTHTGETPFSCKYCDYKCATSRSPWAVVCGGAEWGMLLIVWCVPAGGWGRLGSSRCWVSSTYTTVVISQH from the exons ATGTCAATATTGCAGATGGCGAGAGTTAAGCAGGAGAATGATAGCAGCCAAGAACCAGCGCCAGAGTGCAGCACTGCATGCTCTCCAACTGATGATGATTTCAGCcaacaacattatctaatccCTGGCTATAATCTAATATTCATCAAAGAGGAAGAATATG TTGAGCAAGAGGCAGAAGGATGTTCAGTGGAGAGTGAACCGGAGATGTGGCCTTCAAACTGCAGCACATCTGAAACTGCCAATGCAACAGAAGTGGGTGGACTGAATGCACATTCAATATCTCCAGTGGAAGAGTGCACAGAGCCATCTGTGGCTGGCAAAAAGATCAAGCTCCACAGCTGTGCTGACTGCAGCCATAAAACTCCATCGATCACTATTTGGAAGAGACATATGAGAAAACACACTGAGGAAAAGCCTTTCAGTTGTGAGTATTGCGACTATAAATGTAACAAATCTGGTACTTTGAaggaacatatcagaacacatacaggagaaacacctttcgtTTGCGAGTATTGTGcctataaatgtgctcaatcaaGTAATTTGAAGAAACATATCAATACCCATACAGGAGAAagacctttcagctgcaagtattgtgactataaatgtgctcaatctGGTACTTTGAAgaaacatatcagaacacatacaggagaaacacctttcagctgcaagtattgtgactataaatgtgctacATCTA GGTCGCCCTGGGCTGTCGTCTGTGGAGGGGCGGAGTGGGGGATGCTGCTCATAGTGTGGTGTGTGCCGGCGGGTGGTTGGGGACGGCTGGGCTCCTCGCGGTGTTGGGTGTCCTCCACATACACCACGGTTGTCATCTCACAACACTGA